A genomic segment from Chitinophaga niabensis encodes:
- a CDS encoding ImuA family protein translates to MSGKKEVIEKLQREILSLQGHKSLDSSEDPLGLGPLEASFPGGVFPRAAVHEFISNSPTRAATAGFVSAILANLLKNGSVCLWIGVDRTVFPPALKAFGVEPERVIFIDLKKTKDVLWVMEEALKCEGLAAVIAEAPDVDFNASRRLQLAVENSKVTGFLLRNDPKSITATACTARWKLSFLPSELANRMPGVGHPRWAVELLKVRNGTTGYWELECMDGQFNPIAGKAAAAINEKLRKIG, encoded by the coding sequence ATGAGCGGCAAAAAGGAAGTCATCGAGAAATTGCAGCGGGAAATCCTTTCTCTTCAAGGCCATAAAAGCCTTGACAGCAGCGAAGATCCCCTTGGCTTAGGGCCTTTGGAGGCTTCCTTTCCCGGTGGTGTATTCCCCAGGGCAGCGGTTCATGAGTTCATCAGTAATTCCCCGACAAGAGCCGCCACAGCAGGTTTCGTGAGTGCAATATTGGCCAATCTGCTGAAAAATGGCAGCGTTTGCCTATGGATAGGTGTTGACAGGACAGTGTTTCCGCCTGCCCTTAAGGCATTCGGGGTAGAGCCCGAGCGGGTGATCTTCATCGACCTCAAAAAGACGAAAGATGTGCTTTGGGTCATGGAGGAAGCATTGAAATGCGAAGGGCTTGCTGCCGTAATTGCCGAAGCGCCTGATGTGGATTTCAATGCATCCAGGCGCCTTCAACTGGCCGTAGAAAATAGTAAAGTAACCGGGTTCCTGCTCCGCAATGATCCCAAATCCATCACAGCTACAGCCTGTACCGCCAGATGGAAGCTCTCATTTTTACCAAGTGAACTGGCGAACCGTATGCCCGGTGTCGGTCATCCCCGATGGGCGGTTGAATTATTAAAGGTTCGAAATGGAACTACCGGTTATTGGGAGTTAGAATGCATGGATGGTCAGTTTAATCCTATTGCCGGAAAAGCAGCGGCAGCAATAAATGAAAAATTACGAAAAATCGGATAG
- a CDS encoding Crp/Fnr family transcriptional regulator, whose translation MNPLSEEVEIPQDLIEAGYQNVFIHFKAAYPEIPSSVLEHFRKITVIENYLKNTVILDYGNVCRKCCFIIKGYVISRLIYDGQEKAIWFVGDGEITMGVQSYFEQIPSKESLTTAEDTLCIVLYYDQYLELVNDGPHFKILVGQLFYKYLLQALDRIELLHADPETRYTYILTHRSDIVTKTTVSDTATYLGIARETLSRLRSQLRKK comes from the coding sequence ATGAATCCACTAAGCGAAGAAGTTGAAATTCCGCAGGATCTAATTGAAGCGGGCTATCAGAATGTATTCATACATTTTAAAGCAGCTTACCCGGAAATACCTTCATCGGTACTTGAACATTTCAGAAAGATAACTGTAATAGAAAATTATCTGAAAAACACCGTCATCCTGGACTACGGAAATGTTTGTCGTAAATGCTGCTTTATTATTAAAGGTTATGTTATTTCCCGGCTGATATATGATGGTCAGGAAAAGGCCATCTGGTTTGTTGGTGATGGTGAAATCACAATGGGCGTACAGAGCTATTTTGAGCAAATACCCAGCAAAGAAAGCCTGACTACTGCGGAAGATACGCTATGTATCGTGCTCTATTATGATCAATACCTGGAACTGGTTAATGATGGGCCACATTTTAAAATTCTGGTCGGCCAGTTGTTCTACAAATATTTGTTGCAGGCACTAGACCGCATTGAACTCCTTCATGCTGATCCTGAAACAAGGTACACGTATATATTAACCCACAGATCTGATATTGTCACCAAGACAACAGTAAGTGACACGGCCACCTATCTTGGCATTGCCAGGGAAACCCTCAGCCGTTTGAGAAGCCAGCTAAGGAAAAAATAA
- a CDS encoding competence protein CoiA: MRFALINNEPIEAAPGLQGNCRGCGRLVIAKCGTVRVHHWAHQTIRMCDSWWEPETEWHRSWKNNFSREWQEVFMPDVQSGEKHIADVRTEHGLVLEFQHSHIKPEERTAREKFYRNMVWVVDGTRLKRDYTRFLKGKKDFRATSKPGIFMADFPDECFPKAWLNSSVPVIFDFKGAGIEGEPEDPGDPLYCLFPYEGLFDAYIAEIPKNAFINTVQNGEWGIRVQSFMNEVNEKRKHQERLRQNPNNGISYRKFIFPRIYIRRRRF, from the coding sequence ATGCGCTTTGCTTTGATCAATAACGAACCTATAGAGGCGGCACCCGGATTACAAGGTAACTGTCGAGGATGCGGGCGGCTTGTCATTGCAAAATGCGGGACAGTAAGAGTTCACCATTGGGCGCACCAAACAATCAGAATGTGCGATAGCTGGTGGGAACCGGAAACAGAATGGCACCGCTCCTGGAAAAATAATTTCTCCCGTGAATGGCAGGAAGTATTTATGCCGGATGTACAATCCGGAGAAAAGCATATTGCCGATGTGCGAACCGAACATGGGCTTGTTCTTGAATTTCAGCACTCACATATTAAGCCCGAAGAACGTACTGCCCGTGAAAAATTTTATCGGAATATGGTTTGGGTTGTGGACGGTACGCGTCTTAAGAGAGACTATACCCGCTTTTTGAAAGGGAAGAAGGATTTTCGCGCTACCTCCAAACCAGGCATCTTCATGGCCGATTTTCCTGATGAATGCTTTCCTAAAGCATGGCTTAATTCATCTGTGCCTGTTATTTTCGATTTCAAAGGGGCTGGTATTGAAGGGGAACCTGAAGACCCAGGTGATCCCCTTTACTGTTTATTCCCGTATGAGGGACTTTTTGACGCCTATATAGCAGAAATTCCAAAGAATGCTTTTATAAATACTGTTCAGAATGGTGAATGGGGAATCAGGGTTCAGAGTTTTATGAACGAAGTAAACGAGAAGAGGAAGCATCAAGAGCGCCTTCGACAAAACCCCAATAATGGCATATCCTATCGGAAGTTCATTTTTCCACGTATATATATAAGGAGGAGACGGTTCTAG
- a CDS encoding helix-turn-helix domain-containing protein, with product MGKQEDIIQAFAEKLKAVYMQKGISMQDLELSDADKTRLENILKGEYDNVDVLFLVRIADSLGVPPYSLLK from the coding sequence ATGGGGAAGCAGGAAGATATCATTCAGGCTTTTGCGGAAAAACTAAAGGCCGTTTACATGCAGAAGGGCATCAGCATGCAAGACCTGGAGCTAAGTGATGCTGATAAGACCCGGCTGGAAAACATACTTAAGGGTGAGTATGACAATGTTGATGTGCTTTTCTTGGTTCGCATTGCAGATTCGCTGGGTGTACCTCCATATTCCCTTTTGAAATAG
- the ligD gene encoding non-homologous end-joining DNA ligase yields MAKRKNKEGGHIEPMLCTLVNAPVDSTEYLYEQKWDGYRIISIVEAGKIVMRSRSGLDYTAKYPLIAEALLKLGHDLVIDGEVVVFNDGKPDFDSLQLYNGKRTPISYCVFDLLELDGTDIKDLPLAQRKELLSALVGKSRTLKYSKSYSNGPQLYAKALAENLEGIVGKKKDSPYLPGNRSNLWIKIPTRKRQEFVIGGWAESDKVRSFKSLLFGAYENGKFTWIGRSGGGYKHSEMPGILAKLQAIETEKSPFVNQVLDTKGAKTHWVKPQLVANFEFATWTKSGRIRKPATFLGFRKDKKAKDVVREVPKTASQIDKGA; encoded by the coding sequence ATGGCGAAAAGAAAAAATAAGGAGGGCGGGCACATTGAACCCATGCTTTGTACCCTGGTAAATGCACCTGTAGATAGCACTGAATATCTGTATGAACAAAAATGGGACGGATACCGAATCATATCTATTGTAGAGGCTGGTAAAATTGTGATGCGTTCCCGCTCAGGCCTGGACTACACCGCAAAATATCCGCTGATAGCAGAAGCATTGCTGAAACTCGGACACGATCTTGTCATCGATGGTGAGGTAGTCGTGTTTAATGATGGAAAACCTGATTTCGATAGCCTTCAGCTGTACAACGGAAAACGAACACCTATTTCGTATTGTGTGTTTGATCTGCTGGAACTGGATGGTACAGATATCAAAGATCTGCCCCTGGCGCAACGTAAAGAACTGCTTTCTGCGCTCGTAGGAAAAAGTAGGACACTGAAATACAGTAAAAGCTATTCGAACGGCCCGCAGCTGTATGCTAAAGCATTGGCGGAGAACCTGGAAGGGATCGTAGGGAAAAAGAAGGACAGCCCATACCTTCCCGGCAACCGCAGCAACCTGTGGATTAAGATACCCACCCGCAAGCGCCAGGAGTTTGTTATCGGTGGCTGGGCGGAATCCGATAAGGTGCGTTCTTTTAAATCCCTGCTTTTTGGTGCTTATGAAAACGGCAAATTTACATGGATAGGCCGCTCAGGCGGTGGCTATAAGCACAGTGAAATGCCCGGCATACTCGCAAAGCTACAGGCGATAGAAACAGAAAAATCGCCTTTTGTAAACCAGGTGCTCGATACCAAGGGCGCAAAGACACATTGGGTTAAACCCCAGCTGGTAGCTAATTTTGAGTTTGCGACCTGGACTAAATCTGGCCGTATCCGTAAGCCAGCAACTTTTCTCGGCTTCCGGAAAGATAAAAAGGCCAAGGATGTCGTGCGGGAAGTGCCCAAAACCGCAAGCCAAATCGATAAGGGAGCTTAA
- a CDS encoding Y-family DNA polymerase, which yields MEKRFVAIWFRYLETDWMIIRQPRLKGIPFVFSSKVHNRMLVAAASPDAERHGIYPGIPLADAKAILPALEVFDQKPDRKQNLLKGIGEWCIRYTPIAAVDLPDGLILDASGCAHLWGGENEYLKEITCRLRTAGYDVAAAISTTVGTSWAVARFGNEKIIAPGGQLEALMSLPPAALRLEESILQRLKKLGFYQISSFITMPPSVLRRRFGQQLLDRIAEAVGNKAEPITPLQIIAPYEERLPCLEPLKTATAIKIAIERLLHGLCHRMKSEGKGVRRARLKCFRIDGEIQQVEIGTSRASHHVEHLFKLFELQVQTIRPALGIDLFLLEAIKIEEVSQAQEKLWAGPPGLDNARVSELLDRVSNKVGSDAIHRYLPVEQNWPERSFKVAASLDEKPSTAWRTDYPRPVLILRQPEPIQVTAPIPDYPPMNFRYKGALYETRKADGPERIEREWWIEEGQHRDYYVVEDKNGQRFWLFRSGHYSEDQTQQWFIHGFFA from the coding sequence ATGGAGAAAAGATTTGTTGCAATATGGTTCCGTTATTTAGAAACGGATTGGATGATCATCCGCCAGCCCCGTTTAAAAGGTATTCCTTTTGTTTTCTCCAGCAAAGTTCATAACCGCATGCTCGTTGCCGCTGCAAGTCCTGATGCAGAGCGGCATGGCATTTATCCGGGCATTCCATTAGCTGATGCAAAGGCCATTCTTCCGGCGCTGGAGGTTTTTGATCAGAAACCGGATAGAAAGCAGAATTTATTAAAAGGCATTGGGGAATGGTGTATCCGGTATACGCCTATTGCGGCTGTAGACCTGCCTGACGGCCTGATACTGGATGCAAGCGGATGTGCCCATTTATGGGGTGGTGAAAATGAATACCTGAAAGAGATCACATGCCGCCTGCGAACAGCCGGTTATGATGTAGCAGCTGCGATCAGCACTACCGTGGGTACTTCCTGGGCAGTTGCCCGTTTCGGTAATGAAAAGATCATTGCGCCTGGCGGGCAGCTGGAAGCTTTAATGTCCTTGCCTCCAGCCGCACTCCGCCTGGAAGAGAGTATCCTTCAGCGACTGAAGAAATTGGGTTTCTATCAGATCAGCAGTTTCATTACTATGCCGCCATCTGTACTAAGAAGAAGATTCGGGCAGCAACTGCTGGACCGCATAGCTGAAGCGGTAGGCAACAAAGCGGAACCCATTACGCCTTTACAGATCATAGCCCCTTATGAGGAACGTTTACCCTGTTTAGAGCCATTAAAGACAGCCACCGCCATCAAAATCGCTATTGAACGATTGTTGCATGGCCTATGCCACCGCATGAAATCTGAAGGCAAAGGCGTACGCAGGGCCAGACTAAAATGCTTTCGTATAGATGGTGAAATTCAGCAGGTGGAAATTGGTACCAGCAGGGCATCGCATCATGTGGAGCATCTTTTCAAACTATTTGAACTCCAGGTACAGACCATCCGCCCGGCATTGGGCATTGACCTTTTCTTATTAGAAGCGATCAAGATTGAAGAGGTCAGCCAGGCACAGGAAAAACTATGGGCAGGGCCTCCCGGCCTGGACAATGCCAGGGTATCAGAACTGCTGGACAGGGTAAGCAATAAGGTGGGTTCCGATGCGATCCACAGGTATTTACCGGTGGAACAGAACTGGCCGGAACGCTCTTTTAAAGTGGCGGCTTCGCTGGACGAAAAGCCTTCCACAGCATGGAGAACGGATTACCCGCGACCGGTACTCATTTTACGGCAACCGGAACCCATCCAGGTTACCGCGCCCATACCGGATTACCCGCCCATGAACTTTCGTTATAAAGGTGCTTTATATGAAACGAGAAAAGCCGATGGCCCTGAACGTATCGAGCGGGAATGGTGGATAGAAGAAGGGCAGCACAGGGACTATTATGTTGTTGAAGATAAAAACGGCCAGCGTTTCTGGTTGTTCCGCTCTGGCCATTATTCTGAAGATCAGACACAGCAATGGTTTATACATGGATTTTTTGCATGA